The DNA window TGGTTCTCAACATCCCGGCAGCTTACAATGGACCCGGCCGCCGACTGGCCTTCGGTGAGGAAAACCATCGTTCCTTTGCCCTTACCCTTGGCTTTGTTGAAGTGCTCCTTGCAATCCTTAAGCTGCGGAATGCGGATGGTGATGGCCTTGGCCCGCTCGCGCGCCAGTTTCTTGACCTCTTGCAATTCCTTGCGCAGTTGGCGGGTGTCCTGGACTTTGGCGATGATTTTTTCAGCGATTTCCTTGTTGCGATTGAAAAAATGGAGAAGCTCCTCGCGCACCCGGTTGACCAGGTCCGTTCGGATTTCGGTGTTGCCAAGCTTGTTCTTGGTTTGCGACTCGAATACAGGGTCCTTGAGCCGAATAGCCACCGCCCCAATCATGCTTTCCCGCACGTCATCACCTTCGAATTTTTCGTGGCCATATTCATTGACGGCTTTCAGGAGGCCCTCGCGGAAAGCGCTCAGGTGGGTGCCGCCGTCGGTGGTATATTGGCCATTAACGAACGAATAAAACGTTTCGCCGAAGCGGCTATTGCTGTGGGTGAAGCAAAACTCGAGGGTCTTTTCCGCATAATGGAGCGGCGGATAAATGGGTTCACTGCCGTCTGCCTGCAGGTCCTCCATCACAAGGTCGAACAAGCCCTGGCGCGATTGGAAAACCTTTCCATTGTAGAGCAGCTTTAGCCCGGTATTGAGGTAGCTATAGTGGCGCAAGCGGCGCTCGACATGTTCCGCACGGAATTCGATTTGTTTGAAAATTTCCGGGTCAGGCTCGAACCGGACGAGCGTGCCATCCGGCTCGGTAGTTTTGCCCTTATTCTCCTTCTTGAGCTTGCCCTGCTTGAAAAGGGCCTCGACGAATTGGCCTTCGCGAAAGCTGCGCACCAGGAACTCTTTGGAGAGCGCATTGACGGCCTTGGTGCCCACCCCGTTCAACCCCACACTGAACTGAAATACGTCGTCATTATATTTCGCGCCGGTGTTAATCTGCGACACGCACTCGATCACTTTTCCCAGCGGAATCCCACGCCCAAAATCACGCACCGTCACCGCTTTGTCGGCGATAGCGACCTGGACCTCCTTGCCGGCGCCCATGATGAATTCGTCGATGGCATTGTCGATCACCTCTTTGAGCAGGATATAGCATCCGTCATCGTAGTGGGACCCGTCCCCAATCCGGCCGATGTACATGCCGGTGCGCAGCCGGATGTGTTCCAGCGAGGAAAGCGTTTTGATCTTGCTCTCGTCATAAATGTGTTTGGTGTCTGCCATACTTCAAAACACAGAATATCGGCCCGCCGGCTCAGGTTGCCAATAAGAAATCTCGGTTTAAACCAACTCGGTGTGCCGGCGGGATGCGCCCCTCCTCGGGCGCGGCAACGTTGAAACAATGAGGGACGCCCGCGTTACTTTTCATGAGCCCCGCACAACCACCCTTAGCCGGGAGCGCTCGATGGAAAAAGTCGCTGGCAAATGGCCCAGCAGTTCGCCATCGATCTGGATGGGGGTCGAGGCCGGGCTTGTCAGGGTCACCGATTGGGCCTGGAAAACCTGGTTGCTGGAAGCGGGCAGCACCCCGCAGGCCAGCAATGAGGGCCCACAGCGCGCCAGGGTCAGCCAGTTAACCCGGGGAAACACGCAGACTTCCAGCAGCCCATCGCGCAGGTCCGCTTTGGGAAAGACCCGGAAGGGTCCTCCATATAAACGGCCATTGCCCACAAGGACCAACCCCCCGGTCAGGGCATGCCGCCCATCGGTCACCGTGATTTGGGATGGCATGCCCGCCAGAGCCTGAAAACCCGCAACCACATACGCTAGGGGCCCGATCTTTTTCTTCCATTCCCAATCCACCAATTCGACCGCTCGCGCGTCCAGCCCCGCGCCCGCTAATTGGGCGAAATAGCGGGATTGTGAAGCGCCGTCTGCCCCGTAATCCACTTTGGGAAGATCAATCCGGGTTTCGTTTCCTGTGAGAACCACCTCCCACGCCGCGCCGAGTTTAAGGGGAAGATTCAACTCGCGCGCAAACACGTTGACTG is part of the Verrucomicrobiia bacterium genome and encodes:
- a CDS encoding toprim domain-containing protein, which codes for MADTKHIYDESKIKTLSSLEHIRLRTGMYIGRIGDGSHYDDGCYILLKEVIDNAIDEFIMGAGKEVQVAIADKAVTVRDFGRGIPLGKVIECVSQINTGAKYNDDVFQFSVGLNGVGTKAVNALSKEFLVRSFREGQFVEALFKQGKLKKENKGKTTEPDGTLVRFEPDPEIFKQIEFRAEHVERRLRHYSYLNTGLKLLYNGKVFQSRQGLFDLVMEDLQADGSEPIYPPLHYAEKTLEFCFTHSNSRFGETFYSFVNGQYTTDGGTHLSAFREGLLKAVNEYGHEKFEGDDVRESMIGAVAIRLKDPVFESQTKNKLGNTEIRTDLVNRVREELLHFFNRNKEIAEKIIAKVQDTRQLRKELQEVKKLARERAKAITIRIPQLKDCKEHFNKAKGKGKGTMVFLTEGQSAAGSIVSCRDVENQAIFVLKGKPLNVWDLKRDIVYKNDEMYNLMRSLDIEDNLEGLRYEKVVLATDADVDGLHIRNLLITYFFRFFDQLVHDGHLFVLETPLFRVRNREQTLYCYSEAERDTAAQKLGKSGEITRFKGLGEISPAEFKQFIGKEMRLSQVEYAPKQEASGILSFYMGKNTPERKDYIMENLVVPVEE
- a CDS encoding diacylglycerol kinase family protein — encoded protein: MSICIIFNPAARGEKARRFRRHLDAIGAQSTLKLTSGPGDARRLAAEAVAEEFETVVAAGGDGTVNEVLNGIGDARDGFERARLGVLPLGTVNVFARELNLPLKLGAAWEVVLTGNETRIDLPKVDYGADGASQSRYFAQLAGAGLDARAVELVDWEWKKKIGPLAYVVAGFQALAGMPSQITVTDGRHALTGGLVLVGNGRLYGGPFRVFPKADLRDGLLEVCVFPRVNWLTLARCGPSLLACGVLPASSNQVFQAQSVTLTSPASTPIQIDGELLGHLPATFSIERSRLRVVVRGS